The Carassius auratus strain Wakin chromosome 40, ASM336829v1, whole genome shotgun sequence genome has a segment encoding these proteins:
- the LOC113058995 gene encoding uncharacterized protein LOC113058995, with protein sequence MFLIPVMLLLQLGFQDSVSAGIQREIQNARLQQPFTLNCTYNCSSGFTRGTWTWEDTPACETCHWDQKNSKLGDVCTVSLYIPHLILEQTRYNYSCFSEESDRPGLPRKIELLITLQVHDESEGQVTPPEADPSLRVKLYRGETDSDEVFTSLSTIEVMAGTSPKLLCVAPDIKHCEVQWVRENSTLPFTKISDTIVQWSEIKAEDSGRYRCHTKGTCSEQAITVEIEVITSDGFAWAKIFAAFAVSAVVILTAHLVYLCYRKGCKIMDSANIVHERVSSRSAVVMKPIAQDSQSDHEVPYADIVISVRGSSNPDLPDTFSQTSKNQRPRWRDEARAGLLHASADRLHIHSKEVTRKLSTTSEYAVITYSCEALS encoded by the exons ATGTTTCTGATTCCTGTGATGCTTCTTTTACAACTAGGATTCCAAG ATTCTGTGAGTGCTGGAATCCAGCGTGAGATTCAGAATGCAAGACTCCAACAGCCGTTTACTTTAAACTGTACCTACAACTGTTCCAGTGGCTTCACTCGTGGTACATGGACTTGGGAAGACACTCCAGCTTGTGAAACGTGCCACTGGGATCAGAAAAATTCCAAGTTAGGAGATGTGTGCACTGTGAGCTTGTACATACCTCATCTAATTCTGGAGCAAACACGTTATAACTATTCGTGCTTTTCTGAAGAGAGTGACCGCCCGGGCCTTCCTCGTAAAATTGAGCTTCTGATAACACTGCAAGTTCATG ATGAATCTGAAGGACAAGTAACACCTCCTGAAGCCG ATCCATCTCTGAGAGTAAAGTTATATAGGGGTGAGACAGATTCAGATGAGGTGTTTACATCGCTTTCCACCATCGAAGTGATGGCAGGAACCTCACCCAAACTTCTCTGTGTCGCCCCTGACATCAAGCACTGTGAGGTGCAGTGGGTCAGAGAAAACAGTACCCTCCCCTTCACCAAAATAAGTGACACCATAGTACAGTGGAGTGAAATCAAAGCAGAGGATAGTGGACGATACAGGTGCCACACCAAAGGGACGTGCAGTGAACAGGCTATCACTGTGGAAATAGAGGTCATCACATCGG atggaTTTGCCTGGGCCAAGATCTTTGCAGCTTTTGCAGTGTCTGCAGTGGTTATCCTGACGGCCCATCTGGTGTATTTGTGCTACAGAAAGGGATGTAAGATCATGGATTCTGCAAACATAGTTCATGAAAG GGTTTCGTCCAGAAGTGCTGTGGTGATGAAGCCAATCGCTCAAG ACAGTCAGAGTGATCATGAAGTCCCTTATGCTGACATTGTGATCTCCGTGAGAGGATCCAGCAACCCGGATCTACCTGACACCTTTAGCCAGACTTCAAAAAATCAAAGACCA AGATGGAGGGATGAGGCCAGAGCAGGGCTACTGCACGCTTCAGCTGACAGACTGCACATCCACTCTAAAGAGGTCACTAGGAAATTAAGCACAACGTCTGAATATGCTGTAATTACCTACTCCTGTGAGGCTCTTAGTTAG
- the LOC113058996 gene encoding neurogranin-like yields MDCHIEECNQPQEEEDIMDIPLDDPEANKAAAKIQAGFRGHMTRKKMKPGEKPNEEVSSSGEALNGSQGDSGGTDGVETDATSGPEQ; encoded by the exons ATGGATTGTCATATC GAGGAATGCAACCAGCCACAGGAGGAAGAGGACATCATGGACATCCCATTGGATGACCCAGAGGCCAATAAGGCGGCTGCCAAAATCCAGGCTGGCTTTCGTGGTCACATGACCCGGAAGAAGATGAAACCTGGTGAAAAGCCCAATGAGGAGGTGAGCAGCAGTGGTGAGGCCCTCAACGGCAGCCAAGGGGACTCAG GTGGAACAGACGGAGTAGAGACAGATGCTACATCTGGACCAGAGCAGTGA